A segment of the Candidatus Poribacteria bacterium genome:
CCTTGTTTAATAGCGCTCCGTGCTTCTTCATCAAACGCAAGTTGTTTTGCTGCCATGTGTTTAACTCCTTTCTTAGTTAACCTTAGCTAAGATATCATCTTCGCGCAAGATGAGATATTCAGTGTTATCATACGTAACTTCGGTGCCGCCGTATTTGGCGAAAA
Coding sequences within it:
- a CDS encoding co-chaperone GroES produces the protein FAKYGGTEVTYDNTEYLILREDDILAKVN